One genomic window of Macrobrachium rosenbergii isolate ZJJX-2024 chromosome 51, ASM4041242v1, whole genome shotgun sequence includes the following:
- the LOC136833051 gene encoding uncharacterized protein, protein MAPDRDPGRPSKVLSVGTQPAAGLSHRRLRQGNSLDPPGPQCPPPANNGRQKRRLKNPVADALSRIELNTVHLGINYDDLAQEQATNPEIPAYRTAITLLKWKDVPLAPGRPTLLSDDDGQASGREVHLAWHAEGRNGLGEAVHSVPDQQSRASHQVGVGRLSQPGRWFRHIHVDVVGPLPPSGGAKCLLTIIDCSTRWPEATPMEEATASCCAEALLSSLISRFGVPDHITTVRGPAFLSELWTALACLLGTTHHSTTAYNPAANGLVERLHRSLKASLMARCTAENWKYQLPWVLLGMRTTPRANGDQSAAEKV, encoded by the exons atggcccctgaCAGAGATCCTGGAAGGCCATCcaaagtccttagtgtggggactcAACCAGCAGCAGGCCTCTCCCACCGACGCCTCcgccaaggcaacagccttgacccaccaggaccccagtgcccacctccagctaacaacggacgccAGAAACGTCGCCT gaagaaccctgtagcggaCGCCCTCTCGAGAATCGAACTCAACACAGTGCatctcgggatcaactacgatgACCTCGCCCAGGAACAAGCCACCAACCCAGAGattccagcctaccgcaccgccatcacattgctgaagtggaaggacgtgccccttgcCCCTGGGaggccaacactgctgagtgac gacgacggccaagcttctggcagagaagttcatctggcatggcatgCAGAGGGACGCAAcggcctgggcgaggcagtgcattcagtgccagaccagcaaagtagggcgtcACATCAAGTCGGGGTTGGGCGACTTTCCCAACCGGGAAGATGGTTCAGGCACATCCACGTAGACgttgtgggtcctcttcccccatcaggaggagccaaaTGCCTTCTGACCATCATCGACTGCTCCACCAGATGGCCCGAGGCGActcccatggaagaagccaccgccagttgctgcgccgaggccctcctctccagcttgatcagccggtttggtgtcccggaccacattaCTACAGTCAGGGGTccagctttcctgtccgagctgtggaccgccctggcatgcctgctggggaccactcaccacagcaccaccgcctacaaccccgcagccaatggattggtggaaaggctccacaggtccctgaaggcgtccctcatggctcgttgcaccgccGAAAATTGGAAGTatcagctgccctgggtcctccttgggatgaggaccacccccagagccaacggcgaccagtccgcagcagaaaaagtctag